A window from Synechococcus sp. RSCCF101 encodes these proteins:
- a CDS encoding biliverdin-producing heme oxygenase — translation MSLASADPAAAGAPSDGTSISDHARPADAMLRRGFGPRVRRLHARIGKAHHKAEGMVFSRALLEGRAEPLQLAALLRALRPGYGVLEELTPRLAAELGAGPLPWESLRRCPALDHDLALMADVPATPPSAAAAVWVEQMRALALQAPHRFLAHLYVRYGGDLSGGQQLAVQANAILRRAGLPEVSFWVFDRPIPELKQAFHDAFEAMELSPEQEAELLDEAEAAFRATQALLAELETIAPAGTGAAEAATADGA, via the coding sequence ATGAGCCTCGCTTCCGCCGACCCCGCCGCTGCGGGCGCTCCGAGCGACGGCACCTCGATCTCCGATCACGCCCGTCCCGCCGACGCGATGCTGCGCCGCGGCTTCGGGCCGCGGGTGCGCCGGCTCCATGCCCGCATCGGCAAGGCCCACCACAAGGCCGAGGGGATGGTGTTCTCCCGCGCTTTGCTGGAGGGCCGGGCCGAGCCACTGCAGCTGGCCGCCCTGCTGCGGGCCCTGAGGCCCGGCTATGGCGTGCTGGAGGAGCTGACTCCCCGTCTGGCGGCGGAGCTGGGTGCGGGGCCGTTGCCCTGGGAGTCGCTGCGCCGCTGCCCCGCCCTCGACCATGACCTGGCTCTGATGGCGGATGTGCCGGCGACTCCGCCCTCCGCTGCGGCGGCGGTGTGGGTGGAGCAGATGCGGGCTCTGGCCCTGCAGGCCCCGCACCGGTTCCTGGCCCACCTCTATGTGCGCTACGGCGGCGATCTCTCCGGCGGCCAGCAGCTGGCGGTGCAGGCCAACGCGATCCTGCGGCGCGCCGGGCTCCCGGAGGTGAGCTTCTGGGTGTTCGACCGGCCGATCCCCGAGCTCAAGCAGGCCTTCCATGACGCCTTCGAGGCGATGGAGCTCAGCCCCGAACAGGAGGCGGAACTGCTCGATGAAGCGGAAGCCGCCTTCCGCGCCACCCAGGCCCTTCTCGCTGAGCTGGAGACGATCGCTCCTGCCGGAACCGGCGCCGCGGAGGCCGCCACGGCCGACGGCGCCTGA
- the hemN gene encoding oxygen-independent coproporphyrinogen III oxidase, which yields MITRTRSSAPASAPIDLLLKYDRPVPRYTSYPTAAAFGPEVDGGDLAAQLERGGDAPLSLYVHVPFCRHACWYCGCNRITTQLGSKVVEPYLVSLSRELDLLRRHMPERRRLAQLHWGGGTPNYLNPEEQRQLWQLIGDHFELEEGIDAAIEVNPEFLSRQEVFGLRELGFSRISFGIQDADPDVQAAVNRVVPTDQLRRVMGWIREAGFQSVNVDLICGLPRQTPDRFAATIALVNDLRPDRISLFSFAYLPRMLPMQRKIAADDLPSARERIVMLDIAHSQLLRRGYAAIGMDHYALPEDPLAIAASRNELHRNFQGYTTGRELDLLGIGPTAISMFPTLFSQNQRQLKAYNASLEAGHLPVERGLRVTDPEVLERRGLISELMCHFAVSFDRQRYAAEWQDLEAMAADGLVLLQRDGRQGRAEATEAGRWLIRSIAAVFDPSQRARPSGARLV from the coding sequence GTGATCACCCGCACGCGTTCCTCCGCCCCGGCCAGCGCCCCGATCGATCTGCTGCTCAAGTACGACCGGCCGGTGCCCCGCTACACGAGTTACCCCACCGCGGCCGCTTTCGGCCCAGAGGTGGATGGCGGCGACCTGGCCGCCCAGCTGGAGCGCGGCGGTGACGCGCCCCTCTCCCTCTACGTGCATGTGCCCTTCTGCCGCCATGCCTGCTGGTACTGCGGCTGCAACCGCATCACCACCCAGCTGGGATCGAAGGTGGTGGAGCCCTATCTGGTCTCCCTGTCGCGGGAGCTGGATCTGCTGCGCCGGCACATGCCCGAGCGCCGGCGGCTGGCCCAGCTCCACTGGGGCGGCGGCACACCCAACTACCTGAACCCAGAGGAGCAGCGGCAGCTCTGGCAGCTGATCGGCGATCACTTCGAGCTGGAGGAGGGCATTGATGCGGCGATCGAGGTGAACCCGGAGTTCCTCAGCCGGCAGGAGGTGTTCGGGCTGCGGGAGCTGGGCTTCAGCCGCATCAGCTTCGGCATTCAGGACGCTGATCCCGATGTGCAGGCGGCGGTGAACCGGGTGGTGCCCACCGATCAGCTGCGCCGGGTGATGGGCTGGATCCGGGAGGCCGGCTTCCAGAGCGTGAATGTCGATCTGATCTGCGGCCTGCCGCGCCAGACCCCGGATCGCTTCGCGGCCACCATCGCCCTGGTGAACGATCTGCGGCCGGACCGGATCTCCCTGTTCTCCTTCGCCTATCTGCCGCGCATGCTGCCGATGCAGCGCAAGATCGCCGCCGACGATCTGCCCAGCGCCCGGGAGCGGATCGTGATGCTCGACATCGCCCACAGCCAGCTGCTGCGGCGCGGCTACGCGGCCATCGGCATGGACCACTACGCCCTGCCGGAAGACCCGCTGGCGATCGCCGCCTCCCGCAATGAGCTGCACCGCAATTTCCAGGGCTACACCACCGGCCGGGAGCTGGATCTGCTCGGCATCGGCCCCACGGCCATCAGCATGTTCCCGACCCTGTTCTCCCAGAACCAGCGTCAGCTGAAGGCCTACAACGCCAGCCTGGAGGCCGGCCATCTGCCGGTGGAGCGCGGCCTGCGCGTCACCGATCCCGAGGTGCTCGAGCGCCGCGGCCTGATCAGCGAGCTGATGTGCCACTTCGCCGTGTCGTTCGATCGCCAGCGCTATGCGGCTGAATGGCAGGACCTGGAAGCCATGGCTGCCGATGGGCTGGTGCTGCTCCAGCGCGATGGCCGCCAGGGTCGGGCCGAGGCCACCGAAGCCGGCCGCTGGCTGATCCGCAGCATCGCGGCCGTTTTCGATCCGTCCCAGCGGGCCCGTCCCAGCGGCGCCCGGCTGGTGTAG
- a CDS encoding sodium-dependent bicarbonate transport family permease, producing the protein MDFLSDFVSNFLSKLQSPTLGFLIGGMVVAGVNSRLQIPDAIYKFVVFMLLIKVGLSGGIAIRNANITEMLLPAFFAVAIGILLVFIGRFTLARLPNVKVVDAIATAGLFGAVSGSTLAAALTLMEVQGITYEPWAAALYPFMDIPALVTAIVLASVYLSKARGTAGERVAIWPIVQESLQGSALSALLLGIALGLLTRSESVYTSFYEPMFRGLLSILMLVMGMEATARLNELRQVAQWYAVYGFFAPLVNGMIAFGFGMIAHVLTGFSAGGIVILATIAASSSDISGPPTLRAGIPSANPSAYIGSSTAVGTPVAIAIGIPLFIALSQALVK; encoded by the coding sequence GTGGACTTCTTATCTGATTTCGTCTCCAACTTCCTCTCGAAGTTGCAGTCCCCCACCCTTGGTTTCCTCATTGGTGGGATGGTTGTGGCCGGTGTCAACAGCCGCCTGCAGATCCCCGACGCGATCTACAAGTTCGTCGTCTTCATGCTGCTGATCAAGGTGGGCCTCAGCGGCGGCATCGCGATTCGCAATGCCAACATCACCGAGATGCTGCTGCCGGCCTTCTTCGCCGTGGCCATCGGCATCCTGCTGGTCTTCATCGGCCGCTTCACCCTGGCCCGGCTGCCCAATGTGAAGGTGGTCGATGCGATCGCCACCGCCGGTCTGTTCGGTGCGGTGAGCGGTTCGACGCTGGCGGCTGCCCTGACGCTGATGGAAGTGCAGGGGATCACCTACGAGCCCTGGGCGGCAGCGCTCTATCCCTTCATGGACATTCCCGCGCTGGTCACCGCCATCGTTCTGGCCAGTGTGTACCTGAGCAAGGCCCGCGGCACCGCGGGAGAGCGGGTGGCCATCTGGCCGATCGTGCAGGAGAGCCTGCAGGGTTCGGCCCTCTCGGCCCTGCTGCTGGGCATCGCTCTCGGGCTCCTCACCCGGTCTGAAAGCGTCTACACCAGTTTCTACGAGCCGATGTTCCGCGGTCTGCTCTCGATCCTGATGCTGGTGATGGGCATGGAGGCCACGGCCCGCCTCAATGAACTGCGTCAGGTGGCCCAGTGGTATGCCGTCTACGGCTTTTTCGCGCCGCTGGTGAACGGCATGATCGCCTTCGGCTTCGGGATGATCGCCCACGTGCTCACCGGCTTCAGCGCCGGAGGCATCGTGATTCTCGCCACGATCGCGGCATCCAGCTCCGACATCTCCGGTCCGCCGACCCTGCGTGCCGGCATCCCATCGGCCAATCCCTCGGCCTACATCGGCTCCTCCACAGCGGTGGGCACCCCGGTGGCCATCGCCATCGGCATCCCCCTCTTCATTGCCCTCTCCCAGGCGCTTGTCAAGTAG
- a CDS encoding PCC domain-containing protein, with the protein MSFLELTLSPGEDLREALEQLSARHQLRGFVVSAVGNVCLATLRFPGCGGKRRPAVLRGEHEIISLTGSLDDGTVHLHLSVAGSDGRVIGGHLERGSEVHTGAELLVARVTAALPQTPAPAPAQAVEIAVLPTCPYSARALRMLRTLSIPHRVITVRSDADRSAVESRAGSRSLPQVFIGGEAIGGYDALAEWHGSGRLEVLRAAAL; encoded by the coding sequence ATGTCTTTCCTGGAGCTGACCCTGAGCCCCGGAGAAGATCTGCGGGAGGCTCTGGAGCAGCTGAGCGCCAGACATCAGCTCCGGGGGTTCGTGGTGAGTGCGGTGGGCAACGTCTGCCTGGCCACGCTGCGGTTCCCCGGCTGCGGCGGCAAGCGCCGGCCGGCGGTGCTGCGGGGGGAGCACGAGATCATCAGCCTCACCGGCTCCCTCGATGACGGCACGGTGCATCTGCACCTGAGCGTGGCCGGCTCCGATGGCCGGGTCATCGGTGGCCACCTGGAACGGGGCAGTGAGGTGCACACCGGTGCGGAACTGCTGGTGGCCCGGGTGACCGCAGCACTACCGCAGACACCCGCACCCGCACCCGCGCAGGCGGTGGAGATCGCCGTGCTGCCGACTTGCCCCTATTCGGCCCGGGCTCTGCGCATGCTCCGCACCCTCTCGATTCCCCACCGAGTGATCACCGTGCGCAGCGATGCCGACCGCAGCGCCGTGGAGAGCCGGGCCGGCTCCCGGTCCCTGCCCCAGGTGTTCATCGGCGGCGAGGCGATCGGCGGCTACGACGCCCTGGCCGAGTGGCACGGCAGCGGCCGCCTGGAGGTGCTGAGGGCGGCCGCCCTCTGA
- a CDS encoding gamma-glutamylcyclotransferase family protein, which translates to MADPAAPSPESGEDADALFVYGSLMCADIFERVSGVPARLEPAELPGYRRWSVRGEDYPAIVPDPPAVVAGRLVRALPAAAWPRLDRFEGELYRRCSVRVQLPGGRALPAQAYVLDPAERHRLDAPHWSFEAFLDGGKQRFLARYGGFADEAQPSSRQARPNT; encoded by the coding sequence ATGGCCGACCCGGCCGCTCCGTCCCCTGAATCAGGCGAAGACGCCGACGCGCTGTTCGTGTACGGCAGCCTGATGTGCGCTGACATCTTCGAGCGGGTCAGCGGCGTACCGGCGCGGCTGGAGCCGGCTGAGCTGCCCGGCTACCGGCGCTGGTCGGTGCGCGGCGAGGACTACCCCGCGATCGTTCCCGATCCGCCGGCCGTGGTGGCCGGCCGGCTGGTGCGGGCGCTGCCGGCGGCGGCCTGGCCGCGGCTGGATCGCTTCGAGGGGGAGCTCTACCGGCGCTGCTCCGTCCGGGTGCAGCTGCCCGGCGGCCGCGCACTGCCGGCCCAGGCCTACGTGCTTGATCCGGCCGAGCGGCATCGCCTGGACGCTCCCCACTGGTCGTTCGAGGCCTTCCTCGACGGCGGCAAGCAGCGGTTTCTCGCCCGCTACGGCGGCTTCGCGGACGAGGCTCAGCCCAGCTCCAGGCAGGCCAGGCCGAACACCTGA
- a CDS encoding GNAT family N-acetyltransferase, with amino-acid sequence MTSFLRIQPLRERDIRTVTDWARLEGFAPGVGDVAIYRHTDRQGLWVGHLAGAPVGCIAGVRYNAAYGFIGLFLVVPEQRGRGFGRQLWRHALSHLDDLPCIGLEAAPEREADHGRWGFQPASLTQRWQAISRSDQPAPAAPLEASGLKLLQGEAIPAMAVQAYDAQREPSPRPHFLADWLAHPAGTVLALIDGNDRCHGFGRIRPCLLASGQGWRIGPLLADSPQLAGHLIAQLRADHPGVLLIDTPGANAQAGALMAQLGFEPLSSTRRMYRGEQPAVPLDQVFGLACLELG; translated from the coding sequence ATGACGTCGTTTCTGCGGATCCAACCCCTGCGGGAACGCGACATCCGCACCGTCACGGACTGGGCCCGCCTGGAGGGCTTCGCTCCCGGTGTGGGCGACGTGGCCATCTACCGCCACACCGACCGCCAGGGGCTCTGGGTCGGCCATCTGGCCGGAGCGCCGGTCGGCTGCATCGCCGGTGTCCGCTACAACGCCGCCTACGGCTTCATCGGCCTGTTTCTGGTGGTGCCCGAGCAGCGGGGCCGGGGCTTCGGGCGTCAGCTCTGGCGCCATGCCCTCAGCCATCTCGACGACCTGCCCTGCATCGGCCTGGAAGCGGCCCCCGAGCGCGAGGCCGACCACGGCCGCTGGGGGTTCCAGCCCGCGTCCCTCACCCAGCGCTGGCAGGCGATCAGCCGCTCGGACCAGCCGGCACCGGCCGCACCGCTGGAGGCCTCCGGCCTGAAGCTGCTGCAGGGGGAGGCCATCCCGGCCATGGCGGTGCAGGCCTACGACGCCCAGCGGGAGCCCAGCCCCAGGCCCCACTTCCTGGCGGACTGGCTGGCCCACCCCGCCGGCACGGTGCTGGCCCTGATCGATGGCAACGACCGCTGCCACGGCTTCGGTCGCATCCGCCCCTGCCTGCTGGCCAGCGGCCAGGGCTGGCGCATCGGCCCGCTCCTGGCGGATTCGCCGCAGCTGGCCGGCCATCTGATCGCCCAGCTCCGGGCCGATCACCCCGGCGTGCTGCTGATCGACACCCCCGGGGCCAACGCCCAGGCCGGCGCCCTGATGGCGCAGCTGGGCTTCGAGCCGCTCTCCAGCACCCGTCGCATGTACCGGGGCGAGCAGCCGGCGGTGCCGCTGGATCAGGTGTTCGGCCTGGCCTGCCTGGAGCTGGGCTGA
- a CDS encoding DUF427 domain-containing protein encodes MEASWNGTVIARSDDIETLEGNAYFPLSAVDSSAIRRSSHTSVCGWKGTASYWDVVVDGKVNANAMWSYEDPKPAAAAIRGRVAFWKGVTVR; translated from the coding sequence ATGGAAGCCTCCTGGAACGGCACGGTGATCGCCCGCTCCGATGACATCGAAACGCTGGAAGGCAATGCCTATTTCCCTCTCAGTGCCGTGGACAGCAGCGCCATCCGTCGCTCCAGCCACACCAGCGTCTGCGGCTGGAAGGGAACCGCCAGCTACTGGGATGTGGTGGTGGACGGCAAGGTGAACGCCAACGCCATGTGGAGCTACGAGGACCCCAAACCCGCCGCCGCGGCGATCCGTGGACGTGTCGCCTTCTGGAAGGGCGTGACAGTGCGTTGA
- a CDS encoding uracil-xanthine permease family protein produces MTAAPAAAAGPPADGLGDRPADLSYWLDERPPLAHLLLLGLQHAVVIGPYLVLVALVVEAAGLSPQQATPHLGMAMLVVVAHALLQGRRWRGLGSGYHSPAVISAIYLPASLAAAKAGGLPLVAGMVLMAGVSEMLLSRLVGSMRRVFPTVVSGVILMAVGLELARIAIDIVFDARLLGGPDLAPVDGVFLLTLAVMVGLSVWGRGLWKLLAALLGIVGGYGAAALLGQDPAALGRTLEQSSWLGLPWVAPESLRFDATFVVPFLLAGVASGIRAVGVITTAQQLNHRSWSRPDLAGIRGGVLADGIGCSLAGVFGIPGLSVSPTLMGLQRATGATSRSIAWAMSAWLVLFACLPRVSALVLNMPRPVMAAALFFNGCLILVGGMEISFRRAITIRDTFTIGIALLMALATLVKPDFFARLPHWSQPITDSPIAVATLLAVLVNLLFLLGRSRNSTIRLLDADGGSSHRTSLQMLDRQLRSWQVPGRERERVLQVCGDLVERIRAGGASEGPITVSMSTDDFDVRVALSYRGELVSTAPRALTAEPGEEQAFVAGLASYLSTLAADRVRPSCEDRACRIALVFEVA; encoded by the coding sequence ATGACAGCGGCGCCCGCAGCAGCAGCCGGTCCGCCAGCGGACGGTCTCGGTGATCGGCCAGCGGATCTGAGCTACTGGCTCGACGAGCGTCCACCTCTGGCCCACCTGCTCCTGCTCGGCCTGCAGCACGCGGTGGTGATCGGCCCGTACCTCGTGCTCGTGGCCCTGGTGGTGGAGGCGGCCGGCCTCAGCCCGCAGCAGGCCACGCCCCATCTGGGCATGGCCATGCTCGTGGTGGTGGCCCATGCCCTGTTGCAGGGGCGCCGCTGGCGCGGGCTGGGCTCGGGGTACCACAGCCCGGCTGTGATCTCGGCGATCTACCTGCCCGCCTCCCTGGCCGCCGCGAAGGCCGGCGGCCTGCCGCTGGTGGCCGGAATGGTGCTGATGGCAGGGGTATCCGAGATGCTGCTCTCGCGCCTGGTCGGCTCGATGCGACGGGTGTTCCCCACCGTGGTGTCGGGCGTGATCCTGATGGCGGTGGGGCTGGAGCTGGCCCGCATCGCGATCGACATCGTCTTTGATGCGCGGCTGCTGGGCGGACCCGACCTGGCCCCGGTGGATGGGGTGTTTCTGCTCACCCTCGCGGTGATGGTGGGCCTGAGCGTCTGGGGACGTGGGCTCTGGAAACTGCTCGCGGCCCTGCTGGGCATCGTTGGCGGCTACGGCGCCGCCGCGCTGCTGGGTCAGGACCCGGCCGCTCTGGGCCGCACGCTCGAGCAGAGCTCCTGGCTCGGCCTGCCCTGGGTGGCGCCGGAGAGCCTCCGCTTCGATGCCACCTTTGTGGTGCCGTTCCTGCTGGCCGGCGTGGCCTCCGGCATCCGTGCGGTGGGCGTGATCACCACCGCTCAGCAGCTCAACCACCGCAGCTGGAGCCGGCCGGATCTGGCCGGCATCCGGGGTGGGGTGCTGGCCGATGGCATCGGCTGCTCGCTGGCAGGAGTGTTCGGCATTCCCGGCCTGAGCGTGAGCCCCACGCTGATGGGACTGCAACGGGCCACAGGAGCCACCAGTCGCTCGATCGCCTGGGCCATGAGCGCCTGGCTGGTGCTCTTCGCCTGTCTGCCCCGCGTCTCGGCGCTGGTGCTCAACATGCCCAGGCCGGTGATGGCGGCGGCCCTGTTCTTCAACGGCTGCCTGATCCTGGTGGGCGGCATGGAGATCAGCTTCCGCAGGGCCATCACCATCCGCGACACCTTCACCATCGGCATCGCCCTGCTGATGGCCCTGGCCACCCTGGTGAAGCCGGACTTCTTTGCCCGGCTGCCGCACTGGAGTCAGCCGATCACCGATTCACCGATCGCGGTGGCCACCCTGCTGGCGGTGCTGGTGAATCTTCTGTTTCTGCTCGGGCGCTCGCGCAACAGCACGATCCGCCTGCTGGATGCCGATGGCGGCAGCTCCCACCGCACCAGCCTGCAGATGCTGGATCGGCAGCTGCGCAGCTGGCAGGTGCCGGGCCGGGAGCGGGAGCGCGTGCTGCAGGTGTGCGGTGATCTGGTGGAACGGATCCGGGCCGGCGGCGCCAGCGAGGGGCCGATCACCGTGTCGATGAGCACCGACGACTTCGATGTGCGGGTAGCCCTCAGCTACAGGGGTGAGCTGGTGAGCACAGCACCCAGGGCGCTGACAGCCGAGCCCGGCGAGGAGCAGGCCTTCGTGGCCGGACTGGCCAGTTACCTCAGCACCCTGGCAGCCGATCGCGTGCGTCCCTCCTGCGAGGACCGGGCCTGCCGCATCGCCCTGGTGTTCGAAGTGGCCTGA
- a CDS encoding fatty acid desaturase, translated as MNGIASERPAASGRRVDCTEPVSTASVPARSAFCLKPYLNSSNLIAGWQISNTLLPYLLLWGLALVLLRTHSLLLAPVLVGMVLFLARLFVLMHDCGHNSLFRSRRVNRICGFLLGIVCGLPQLPWSRGHEFHHTHNGNWDRYRGPSALATRQAFNALSPAAQQRYRLLRHPLMLVSGGFFYLVIKPRVAALAGLAEFFGQWVSNLRDGRRTGIADTVRAMQSSHWHSPEEALDILLNNLAVVSLWLVMAHTVGAGAFWLIYAPVMACAAALFICIFFVQHNFPNSYAERSENWDVMAGNLLGTSDLELPAVLNWFTADIGCHSIHHLCSAVPNYRLRACHQRNRDQLGMVRRLRLSAIWRCFSFVIWDRDTGRLVSLAACL; from the coding sequence GTGAATGGGATCGCTTCAGAGCGCCCTGCTGCCTCTGGTCGACGCGTCGATTGCACAGAACCGGTTTCGACAGCCTCCGTTCCGGCCCGCTCTGCCTTCTGCCTGAAGCCTTACCTCAACAGCAGCAATCTCATTGCTGGCTGGCAGATCAGCAACACATTGCTTCCTTATCTGCTGCTCTGGGGTCTGGCACTCGTCCTGCTCAGGACCCATTCACTGCTGCTGGCACCGGTTCTGGTCGGAATGGTGCTGTTTCTGGCCCGTCTGTTCGTCTTGATGCATGACTGTGGCCACAACAGCCTGTTCAGAAGTCGCAGGGTCAATCGCATCTGTGGATTCCTTCTGGGCATCGTCTGCGGCCTGCCGCAGCTCCCCTGGTCGCGCGGCCACGAGTTCCATCACACCCACAACGGCAACTGGGATCGCTACAGAGGGCCTTCAGCCCTGGCGACACGGCAGGCTTTCAACGCCCTCTCACCTGCAGCACAACAGCGCTACAGGCTGCTGCGGCATCCGCTGATGCTTGTGTCTGGAGGATTCTTCTATCTGGTGATCAAGCCGCGAGTAGCGGCTCTGGCGGGCCTGGCGGAATTCTTCGGCCAATGGGTCAGCAATCTGCGTGATGGACGCCGCACGGGTATTGCCGATACGGTCCGCGCCATGCAGAGCAGCCACTGGCACAGCCCGGAAGAAGCTCTCGATATCCTGCTCAACAACCTTGCCGTGGTGAGCCTGTGGCTTGTGATGGCCCATACGGTTGGGGCAGGGGCATTCTGGCTCATCTATGCCCCGGTGATGGCCTGTGCCGCGGCGCTGTTCATCTGCATCTTCTTCGTGCAGCATAACTTCCCCAATTCCTACGCCGAGCGTTCAGAGAACTGGGATGTGATGGCCGGCAACCTTCTGGGCACCAGCGACCTCGAGCTTCCCGCCGTTCTCAATTGGTTCACAGCCGATATCGGTTGCCATTCGATTCACCATCTCTGCTCCGCTGTCCCCAATTACCGGCTGCGCGCCTGCCATCAGCGCAACCGCGACCAACTCGGCATGGTGAGGAGGCTGCGCCTTTCCGCAATCTGGCGCTGCTTTTCCTTTGTGATCTGGGATCGCGATACCGGTCGACTGGTGTCGCTTGCTGCCTGCCTCTGA
- a CDS encoding RNA-binding protein, with product MTIYVGNLSFDAEAEDLRELFANYGEVKKSSVPLDRETGRKRGFGFVEMTNEADEQTAIDDLQNVEWLGRLLRVNKAEPRTGRGGSSGGAGRW from the coding sequence GTGACAATTTACGTAGGCAACCTGTCCTTCGATGCCGAGGCTGAGGACCTTAGGGAGCTCTTTGCCAATTATGGCGAAGTGAAGAAAAGCAGCGTCCCGCTTGATCGTGAGACAGGCCGCAAAAGAGGCTTTGGCTTTGTCGAAATGACAAACGAAGCCGACGAGCAAACGGCGATTGATGATCTCCAGAACGTTGAATGGCTTGGGCGTCTGTTGCGTGTCAACAAAGCTGAACCACGCACAGGGCGTGGTGGCTCTTCCGGTGGCGCTGGCCGCTGGTGA
- a CDS encoding DUF1254 domain-containing protein, whose protein sequence is MAIGALSLPHSMIAGAQTQPRPRMVTQIPQGITTPDNIETRLGDLRFFDGVPDDPSASKVYNLLDFHHAYQAFLDGTKIASMDAIRKGILEFGPANTTAVLFEDLMDSKALFLTANTTSVYMFSWLQLGDEPMVIETPPNVLGFINDHWFRYVVDFGNLGPDKGKGGKFLILPPGYSGPVPAGYNVARTNTYGNWVLWRGYQDNGTTDKAIQATKERFRIYPLSQKDNPPEMTFKNASGMFMNTIHRMDEKIFDEINDVVQAEPLMGENPELLGHLAAIGIVKGQPFNPDARMKRILQAAAAAGSVTVKTVISKPRDQRFYWYPGESTWQTAFPGGAYTWEIDGTTLNDIRAAFHFYATGITPAMALKSVGKGSQYAFTYRDANGDPLDGSKTYRVNVPANVPAKDFWSFTLYDNQTRSMLQTDAQFPAIGSNDEDVVQNADGSYDIYFGPVPPDGKQSNWVQTIPGKGWNTIFRLYGPLESWFDQTWRPGEITLIDQE, encoded by the coding sequence ATGGCCATCGGCGCCCTGAGCCTTCCGCATAGCATGATCGCAGGGGCACAGACCCAGCCTCGACCGCGAATGGTCACACAGATCCCTCAGGGGATCACAACGCCGGACAATATTGAAACTCGCCTGGGCGACCTGAGATTCTTCGATGGTGTTCCGGATGATCCATCTGCATCGAAAGTCTATAATCTTCTCGACTTTCATCATGCCTACCAGGCTTTCCTTGATGGCACCAAGATTGCGTCCATGGACGCAATTCGCAAAGGCATCCTGGAATTCGGCCCAGCCAATACAACGGCTGTGCTGTTTGAAGATCTAATGGATTCCAAGGCGCTGTTCCTCACAGCCAACACCACAAGCGTCTACATGTTCTCCTGGCTCCAGCTGGGGGATGAGCCCATGGTCATTGAGACCCCTCCCAATGTACTGGGATTCATCAATGACCACTGGTTCAGATACGTGGTTGACTTTGGCAATCTTGGCCCGGATAAAGGGAAGGGAGGGAAATTCCTCATCCTGCCTCCTGGCTACAGCGGCCCAGTCCCTGCTGGATACAACGTTGCACGCACCAACACCTACGGAAACTGGGTCCTGTGGCGCGGCTATCAAGACAACGGAACAACAGACAAGGCCATCCAGGCAACCAAGGAACGGTTTCGCATCTATCCCTTGTCCCAGAAGGACAATCCTCCAGAGATGACGTTCAAGAACGCTTCTGGCATGTTCATGAATACCATCCACAGGATGGACGAGAAGATCTTCGATGAAATCAATGATGTTGTTCAGGCCGAACCTTTGATGGGAGAAAACCCCGAACTCCTTGGGCACCTGGCTGCGATCGGCATTGTGAAAGGCCAACCCTTCAACCCAGATGCGCGAATGAAGCGAATCCTGCAAGCAGCCGCTGCGGCAGGATCGGTCACGGTCAAAACGGTGATCTCGAAACCCCGTGACCAACGGTTCTACTGGTATCCAGGAGAAAGCACGTGGCAGACCGCCTTCCCCGGCGGGGCCTACACCTGGGAAATTGATGGTACAACCCTGAACGATATTCGGGCCGCGTTCCATTTCTATGCCACCGGGATCACACCCGCCATGGCGCTGAAGTCCGTTGGCAAGGGTTCACAGTATGCCTTCACCTACCGCGACGCCAATGGCGATCCGCTGGACGGATCAAAGACATATAGGGTGAACGTTCCTGCCAACGTGCCAGCAAAGGACTTCTGGTCATTCACCCTATACGACAACCAGACGCGCTCAATGCTGCAGACAGACGCCCAGTTTCCTGCCATTGGCAGCAATGATGAGGATGTCGTCCAGAATGCGGACGGTTCCTATGACATCTACTTCGGACCAGTACCACCGGACGGGAAGCAGAGCAACTGGGTGCAAACCATTCCCGGAAAAGGCTGGAACACCATCTTTCGTCTGTATGGCCCGCTCGAATCATGGTTTGACCAGACATGGAGACCTGGTGAAATCACCTTGATCGACCAGGAGTGA